One window of the Chryseobacterium camelliae genome contains the following:
- a CDS encoding alpha-glucuronidase: MQHFRTYLILFLMVPMMIFAEDGSQLWLRFPSKNGISSEKIMAKGNSPMLNIARKELAGHWQGQTVELRLEKSLKNLKDGYRITSSPEKIIVSAPRESGLLYGVYHMLRLQQTNSNLNNLNITEKPSYDVRILNHWDNLDGSIERGYAGHSLWKWEDLPNTVSPRYEEYARANASIGINATVLNNVNASPNMLREDYLKKVKVLADIFRPYGIKVYLSVNFSSPKVLGGTENSDPLNKDVQKWWKEKAAEIYKMIPDFGGFLVKANSEGQPGPQDYGRTHADGANMMADVLKPYGGIVMWRAFVYSPSKEDRAKQAYLEFVPLDGKFRDNVIIQIKNGPVDFQPREAFNPLFGALKKTPEMVEFQITQEYLGQANHLAYLAPLFKETLESDTYSDGEGSTIAKITDGTLRPGKITAISAVANIGEDTNWTGHQFAQSNWYAFGRLAWNHELTSEQIADEWIKMTFTDKPEFVNPVKQIMLTSRETVVDYMMPLGLHHIFAGNHHYGPEPWGDYKGGRPDWSPVYYHRADANGIGFDRTKTGSNAVSQYFPPLNEMYGNIETCPENLILWFHHVPWDYKMKDGKTLWDELCYKYDSGVHQVREYQKTWDRMQPYIDEQRFSEVQSKLKIQAKDAVWWKDACLLYFQTFSKRPIPYDIERPVNELEDLKKIKLNMGHHN, from the coding sequence ATGCAGCATTTCCGAACTTATCTTATCTTATTCCTGATGGTTCCGATGATGATTTTCGCGGAAGACGGAAGTCAGCTCTGGCTCCGGTTTCCTTCAAAAAACGGAATATCCTCTGAAAAGATCATGGCTAAAGGTAACAGCCCGATGTTGAACATTGCCCGAAAAGAACTGGCCGGTCACTGGCAGGGACAAACGGTGGAACTCAGGCTGGAAAAGTCATTGAAAAACCTGAAAGACGGTTACCGGATAACCTCCTCGCCTGAAAAAATTATTGTTTCAGCACCGAGGGAATCAGGATTGCTGTACGGGGTGTACCACATGCTCAGGCTGCAGCAGACCAACTCGAACCTCAACAACCTGAATATTACCGAAAAGCCGTCTTATGATGTACGGATCCTGAACCACTGGGACAACCTGGACGGAAGCATCGAACGTGGGTATGCAGGGCACTCGTTATGGAAGTGGGAAGACCTGCCCAACACCGTTTCGCCGAGATATGAAGAATACGCAAGAGCAAATGCTTCCATCGGAATCAACGCCACGGTACTGAATAACGTGAACGCTTCTCCGAATATGCTCCGCGAAGATTACCTGAAAAAAGTAAAGGTACTGGCGGATATTTTCAGGCCTTACGGGATTAAAGTGTATTTGTCGGTAAATTTCTCTTCCCCGAAAGTATTGGGCGGAACAGAGAATTCGGATCCGTTGAATAAAGACGTTCAGAAATGGTGGAAAGAAAAGGCTGCCGAAATTTATAAAATGATTCCCGACTTCGGCGGATTCCTGGTGAAAGCCAATTCCGAAGGACAGCCGGGACCGCAGGATTACGGAAGAACCCACGCCGATGGCGCCAATATGATGGCCGATGTCCTGAAACCTTACGGCGGAATCGTCATGTGGAGAGCGTTTGTGTATAGTCCGAGCAAAGAAGACCGCGCCAAACAGGCCTACCTGGAATTTGTTCCGCTGGATGGAAAATTCAGGGACAATGTGATCATCCAGATCAAGAACGGTCCGGTAGATTTCCAGCCGAGAGAAGCTTTCAATCCTTTATTCGGAGCTTTGAAAAAAACGCCGGAGATGGTGGAATTCCAGATTACCCAGGAGTACCTGGGGCAGGCCAATCATCTGGCTTACCTGGCTCCGTTGTTTAAAGAAACCCTGGAAAGCGACACCTATTCCGACGGAGAAGGATCGACCATCGCCAAAATTACCGACGGTACTTTAAGACCCGGAAAAATCACCGCTATTTCAGCGGTGGCCAATATCGGAGAAGACACTAACTGGACCGGTCATCAGTTTGCCCAATCCAACTGGTATGCCTTCGGAAGGCTGGCCTGGAATCATGAACTGACTTCAGAGCAGATTGCCGACGAATGGATTAAAATGACGTTTACCGACAAGCCGGAGTTTGTCAATCCGGTAAAACAGATCATGCTGACTTCCCGCGAAACGGTGGTGGATTATATGATGCCTCTGGGACTTCACCACATCTTTGCCGGAAACCACCACTACGGCCCGGAACCATGGGGCGATTACAAAGGCGGAAGACCGGATTGGTCGCCGGTGTATTACCACCGCGCGGACGCCAACGGAATCGGCTTCGACCGCACCAAAACCGGAAGCAATGCCGTTTCGCAGTATTTCCCGCCGTTGAATGAAATGTACGGAAACATCGAAACCTGCCCGGAAAACCTGATCCTGTGGTTCCATCATGTACCGTGGGATTATAAAATGAAAGACGGCAAAACCCTGTGGGACGAGTTGTGCTACAAATACGATTCAGGCGTTCATCAGGTAAGGGAATACCAGAAAACCTGGGACCGGATGCAGCCTTATATTGATGAGCAGCGTTTCTCCGAGGTTCAGTCCAAACTGAAAATCCAGGCTAAAGATGCGGTTTGGTGGAAAGATGCCTGCCTGCTGTATTTCCAGACGTTTTCTAAAAGACCGATTCCATATGACATCGAACGTCCGGTGAACGAGCTGGAAGACCTGAAGAAGATCAAGCTGAATATGGGACACCATAATTAA
- a CDS encoding AraC family transcriptional regulator → MKHSHPSFEAIKPNIGSSFTSLKFLTNENIKSHVWHYHPEVELIYVCKGSGKRQIGSNISYFSDGDLVLIGSNLPHCGLTNENTNNEYEMVIQFKPDFLGEAIWETPEMQRIVSLLEKSKAGIVFGDHIKKEIGEKILDMHESSSLDRLIRFLGILDELALTQDFRILNAGKYYLQTQVEDNDRINVIFNYVKDHFREQMTLEEIADLANMKVPSFCRYFKKITNKTFTQFVNEYRITHSLKLLAEQPLSITEVCFESGFNNFSYFNKTFKEYVKKSPSQYRKEFNYFIE, encoded by the coding sequence ATGAAACATTCACATCCTTCATTTGAAGCCATAAAACCCAATATCGGAAGCAGCTTTACCAGCCTGAAATTCCTGACCAATGAAAACATCAAATCGCATGTATGGCATTACCATCCGGAAGTAGAACTGATTTACGTCTGCAAAGGTTCTGGAAAAAGACAGATCGGGAGCAATATTTCCTATTTCTCTGATGGAGACCTGGTGCTCATCGGCAGCAATCTGCCGCATTGCGGGCTTACCAATGAGAATACCAACAATGAATATGAAATGGTTATCCAGTTCAAACCGGATTTTTTAGGAGAGGCCATCTGGGAAACCCCGGAAATGCAGCGTATTGTCAGCCTGCTGGAAAAATCAAAAGCGGGAATTGTATTCGGCGACCATATAAAGAAGGAAATTGGGGAAAAAATTCTTGACATGCATGAATCCTCATCCCTGGACAGGCTGATCAGGTTCCTGGGAATCCTTGATGAGTTAGCCCTTACCCAGGACTTCCGGATCCTGAACGCAGGTAAATACTACCTTCAGACGCAGGTGGAGGACAATGACAGGATCAATGTGATTTTCAATTATGTAAAAGACCATTTCAGGGAACAGATGACCCTGGAGGAAATCGCCGATCTTGCCAATATGAAAGTGCCTTCTTTCTGCCGGTATTTTAAGAAGATCACCAATAAGACTTTTACCCAGTTTGTCAATGAATACAGGATCACCCATTCTCTAAAGCTGCTGGCGGAACAGCCGTTAAGCATCACAGAAGTCTGTTTTGAAAGCGGGTTCAATAACTTCAGCTACTTTAACAAGACGTTTAAAGAATATGTAAAGAAAAGTCCGTCACAATACAGGAAAGAGTTCAATTACTTCATTGAATAA
- the galK gene encoding galactokinase — protein MQRKLIENTKAAFRKAFHTEPEHLFLAPGRVNIIGEHVDYNDGFVLPAAIDKYICFAVKKENDSDICTFFAADLDQFFSFNTKEKQVPVEKQWANYLLGVFNAIQESGRDTGGLRIAFSSTIPMGSGLSSSAALECGFAYILNTLFDLRLSKSEMALIGQKSEHTFVGVNCGIMDQFASVFGKENKVIMLDCNSLDHHYYDAKLEGYAWVLFDSCVKHTHLTSGYNDRRRDVDKGKEVLHKKFPQVQKFRDFTLAMLEECREDMGAVPYIRCRYLLKEIRRVEQAVQALSESRPEELGRLMNETHNGLSREFEVSCEEIDFLVEETQKEKGVLGARMMGGGFGGCSINLIREDSVEDITGKISKKYQDRFNIQMKIYSVKISDGIQEYTSDEHIQS, from the coding sequence ATGCAGAGAAAGTTAATTGAGAATACCAAAGCAGCGTTCCGGAAAGCATTTCATACAGAACCGGAGCATCTGTTTCTGGCTCCCGGCAGAGTTAATATCATCGGTGAACATGTGGATTATAACGATGGTTTCGTCCTTCCGGCTGCCATCGATAAATACATCTGTTTTGCGGTTAAAAAAGAAAATGACTCAGATATCTGTACATTTTTTGCTGCAGACCTTGATCAGTTTTTCAGCTTTAATACCAAAGAAAAGCAGGTGCCGGTTGAAAAACAGTGGGCAAATTACCTGCTGGGTGTTTTCAATGCCATTCAGGAGAGCGGTAGGGATACCGGAGGACTTCGGATTGCTTTCAGCAGCACCATCCCAATGGGTTCCGGGCTGTCCTCATCTGCTGCGCTGGAATGTGGGTTTGCCTACATCCTGAATACCTTATTTGATCTCAGGCTTTCAAAAAGTGAAATGGCCTTGATCGGTCAGAAATCCGAGCATACTTTTGTCGGGGTAAACTGCGGGATCATGGATCAGTTTGCATCGGTATTCGGTAAAGAAAATAAAGTCATCATGCTGGACTGCAATTCTCTGGATCACCACTATTACGATGCAAAGCTGGAAGGGTATGCCTGGGTGCTGTTCGACAGCTGTGTCAAGCATACCCACCTGACTTCGGGATATAATGACCGCAGAAGAGATGTAGACAAAGGAAAAGAAGTATTGCATAAAAAATTTCCGCAGGTACAGAAGTTCAGGGATTTTACTTTGGCAATGCTGGAGGAATGCAGGGAAGACATGGGAGCTGTACCGTATATCCGGTGCCGTTATCTTTTAAAGGAAATCAGAAGGGTAGAACAGGCCGTTCAGGCGCTTTCTGAAAGCCGTCCTGAAGAGCTCGGCAGGCTGATGAACGAAACCCATAACGGACTTTCCCGTGAATTTGAAGTCAGCTGTGAAGAAATTGATTTCCTCGTTGAAGAAACCCAGAAGGAAAAAGGAGTATTAGGCGCAAGGATGATGGGAGGAGGTTTTGGTGGCTGCAGCATCAACCTTATCAGGGAAGACAGCGTGGAAGATATTACCGGTAAAATCAGCAAAAAGTATCAGGACCGGTTTAATATTCAGATGAAGATATACTCCGTTAAAATTTCAGACGGAATCCAAGAATATACAAGTGATGAACACATTCAATCCTAA
- a CDS encoding UDP-glucose--hexose-1-phosphate uridylyltransferase, with protein MNTFNPKKNPHRRYNPLLDEWVLVSPQRSDRPWQGQTEDSGHDQQPSYDPGCYLCPGNLRISGEKNPDYKGVYTFDNDFGSLMKEEVGQPDQTADFFAMKPERGINRVICFSDDHSLTLPEMEVSDIRNVVEMWQQQYRELGTMDFINHVQIFENKGRIMGCSNPHPHGQIWAQSSIPTLVQRTQNNLKKYLDTHGKSLLEDYIEQELKTGERVILTNEHFVALVPFWASWPYETMVVSRRKISDISQFSEPEKTAMAEILKGLTVKYDNIFQTSFPYSAGIHQAPTDGKDHPEWHFHMHFYPPLLRSAEIKKFMVGYEMLAEPQRDLTPEQSAAVLKSLPAIHYKDKDR; from the coding sequence ATGAACACATTCAATCCTAAGAAAAATCCGCACAGGCGCTACAATCCGCTTCTGGATGAGTGGGTCCTTGTTTCGCCGCAGCGTTCCGACAGGCCGTGGCAGGGACAGACTGAAGATTCCGGCCATGATCAGCAGCCTTCCTATGATCCGGGCTGTTACCTTTGTCCCGGCAATCTGAGGATCAGTGGCGAAAAAAACCCTGATTACAAAGGTGTTTATACCTTTGATAATGATTTCGGATCATTGATGAAAGAAGAGGTCGGGCAGCCTGACCAGACAGCTGACTTTTTTGCCATGAAGCCGGAAAGAGGAATCAACAGGGTGATCTGTTTTTCGGATGATCACAGCCTTACGCTCCCTGAAATGGAGGTGAGCGATATCCGTAACGTAGTGGAAATGTGGCAGCAGCAGTACAGGGAGCTGGGTACGATGGATTTCATCAACCACGTCCAGATCTTTGAGAACAAAGGCCGGATCATGGGGTGCAGCAATCCGCATCCGCACGGACAGATCTGGGCACAGTCATCAATTCCGACGCTGGTCCAGAGGACCCAGAACAACCTTAAAAAGTATTTGGATACCCATGGAAAATCCCTGCTGGAAGATTATATTGAACAAGAACTTAAAACCGGTGAACGGGTAATTCTCACTAATGAACATTTTGTGGCATTGGTTCCGTTCTGGGCATCCTGGCCTTATGAAACCATGGTGGTCAGCAGGCGGAAAATTTCTGATATCAGCCAGTTTTCCGAACCTGAAAAAACAGCAATGGCAGAAATCCTGAAGGGGCTTACAGTGAAATACGATAATATATTCCAGACTTCATTTCCGTATTCGGCAGGAATCCATCAGGCCCCTACAGACGGGAAAGATCACCCGGAATGGCATTTCCATATGCATTTTTACCCGCCCCTGTTAAGGAGTGCAGAAATCAAAAAATTTATGGTGGGATATGAAATGCTGGCAGAGCCGCAACGTGACCTTACACCGGAGCAGAGTGCAGCTGTCCTGAAAAGCCTTCCTGCCATACATTATAAGGACAAAGATCGATAG
- a CDS encoding HAD family hydrolase, protein MKDIRLIVTDMDGTFLNSNYEISPEFPAIYSELKKKNILFVPASGRQMPGITQYFGDIENEIGFIAENGGYVIYKNEELFADRLEHKHIVDIIKTVREIPGAKAVLSAKKTAYYETDDKEFVDFFSKYYTKNQKKDDLTEEVNDSAFKIAVYHPDGAEEHLYPHVKKFEQYDLEIVISGKHWLDIMNKDINKGNALEKLQQALNISPEQTMAFGDYMNDIEMLKNAQYSYAMKNAHPSVKEAASFEACSNDNFGVLETIKNLLNQ, encoded by the coding sequence ATGAAAGACATCAGACTTATAGTAACCGATATGGACGGGACCTTCCTGAATTCCAATTATGAAATCAGTCCCGAATTCCCTGCCATCTACAGCGAACTGAAAAAGAAGAATATTTTATTTGTCCCTGCAAGTGGAAGGCAGATGCCGGGCATTACCCAATACTTCGGCGATATCGAAAATGAAATAGGATTCATTGCAGAAAACGGTGGCTATGTCATTTATAAGAATGAAGAGCTGTTTGCCGACCGGCTGGAGCATAAGCATATTGTGGATATCATCAAGACTGTTCGTGAAATTCCAGGGGCTAAAGCAGTTCTGTCTGCAAAAAAGACGGCTTACTATGAAACGGATGACAAGGAATTTGTAGACTTCTTTTCAAAATACTATACGAAGAACCAGAAAAAGGATGACCTTACGGAAGAGGTCAATGACAGTGCGTTCAAAATTGCGGTTTACCATCCGGATGGTGCAGAAGAGCACCTGTACCCTCATGTGAAAAAGTTCGAGCAGTATGACCTTGAAATCGTTATTTCCGGAAAACACTGGCTGGATATCATGAACAAGGACATCAATAAGGGAAATGCGTTGGAGAAGCTGCAGCAGGCCCTCAATATTTCTCCTGAGCAGACCATGGCTTTCGGAGATTATATGAATGATATTGAGATGCTGAAAAACGCACAATATTCTTACGCGATGAAGAATGCACACCCTTCAGTTAAAGAAGCGGCAAGCTTCGAAGCGTGTTCCAATGATAATTTTGGGGTACTGGAAACCATTAAAAACCTTCTGAATCAGTAA
- a CDS encoding AraC family transcriptional regulator — protein MMNSPVAFHNINDLLKTLNKNTDHKHIKNDFFIIDETSDFCTTPYPYPFRTDNSAIILIMEGNSELQINFETLALKPNDMLIIPANATIYPSDNKENVKISGIVFSDIFVQKNIRYMNYVNEIIFFSEKNTPVLHPTDRDRETFKFLIRQIDEADDRDDYYSKDLINHYFNSIVLEIMTIYRYTEKKMIDPTTSRRKEIVYQFLDLLSKHSRKERTVEFYAEQLSVTPSYLTRVIKEASGDSTREIITNSVIMEARDLLLNSSLSVAQISEELNFSDQSFFGKFFKKKMKISPKTFRVRNK, from the coding sequence ATGATGAACAGTCCTGTTGCTTTTCATAACATTAACGACCTGCTGAAGACGCTGAATAAAAATACAGATCACAAGCATATTAAAAATGATTTTTTCATTATTGATGAAACCTCAGATTTCTGTACTACACCCTATCCGTATCCCTTCAGAACGGATAATTCTGCCATTATCCTGATTATGGAAGGAAATTCTGAATTACAGATCAATTTCGAAACCCTTGCTCTGAAGCCGAATGATATGCTGATTATTCCGGCCAATGCGACCATTTATCCCAGTGACAATAAAGAAAATGTTAAGATAAGCGGCATTGTATTCAGTGATATTTTCGTCCAGAAAAATATCCGGTATATGAATTACGTCAACGAGATCATATTTTTTTCAGAAAAAAATACTCCGGTCCTGCATCCTACAGACAGAGACCGGGAGACTTTCAAATTTTTAATCCGCCAGATCGATGAAGCGGATGACCGTGATGATTATTATTCAAAAGACCTGATCAATCATTATTTCAATTCGATCGTCCTCGAAATCATGACGATTTACCGCTACACAGAAAAGAAAATGATTGATCCTACGACTTCCCGGAGAAAGGAAATTGTATATCAGTTCCTGGACCTGCTTTCCAAACATTCCAGAAAAGAGCGTACCGTAGAATTCTATGCAGAGCAGCTGTCTGTAACCCCAAGCTACCTGACCCGGGTGATCAAGGAAGCATCGGGTGATTCTACACGTGAGATCATTACCAATTCTGTGATTATGGAAGCCAGGGACCTGCTGCTCAATTCAAGCCTTTCGGTTGCCCAGATCTCGGAAGAACTGAATTTCAGTGACCAGTCTTTTTTCGGGAAATTCTTCAAGAAAAAAATGAAGATCTCCCCAAAAACTTTTCGTGTCAGAAATAAATAA
- a CDS encoding TetR/AcrR family transcriptional regulator, with the protein MKTEDKIKEVTKHLLFRQGVFKVTTQQLSEYAGIERTAIHYYFHSRKNLIDTVIREVMQEFPPPLSGMEGLAFETKLERYIDYYSAKYKKYPYLDVYLITHHDKSESAEKMLYPFEDLIPDIMIWIRKNNTEYTDPADFLAHLMSMISGYYISLDFFRKKQEYLTAEKQTGPDVKRFLGLLLNPARI; encoded by the coding sequence TTGAAAACAGAAGATAAGATCAAAGAGGTTACCAAGCATCTGCTGTTCAGGCAAGGCGTGTTTAAGGTAACCACGCAACAGCTGTCTGAATATGCAGGGATTGAGCGGACTGCCATCCACTATTACTTCCATTCCAGGAAAAACCTGATCGATACGGTTATCAGAGAAGTTATGCAGGAATTCCCTCCGCCTTTGTCCGGTATGGAAGGCCTTGCGTTTGAAACAAAACTGGAACGGTATATTGATTATTATTCGGCAAAATATAAAAAATACCCTTACCTGGATGTTTATCTTATCACTCATCATGATAAGAGTGAATCTGCAGAAAAGATGTTATATCCCTTTGAGGACCTGATTCCTGACATCATGATCTGGATCAGGAAAAACAATACTGAGTATACAGACCCTGCCGATTTCCTGGCCCATCTGATGTCAATGATCAGCGGATACTACATTTCTCTGGATTTCTTCAGAAAAAAGCAGGAGTACCTGACAGCGGAAAAGCAAACCGGGCCGGATGTAAAAAGGTTCCTCGGACTGCTCCTTAACCCGGCAAGAATATGA
- a CDS encoding efflux RND transporter periplasmic adaptor subunit codes for MKRTKKSSILLLGTVLLLASCGGKDKKETAVKTDPVKVSVQKTELSSGPEILTYSGSIEADNSVSIGFGVSGRVTSVSVQEGQKVSKGQLLASIETSTYQNALAVAGAGQEQAQDNFNRLNQLYLKNSLPERDYIAAKVALAQSKANREIAAKNLRDTRLYASFSGIVSQKLTEAGATAAPGVPAFTIVKTDQVYAVASITENEISSLKIGDAADVSVPSLNQTIHGRVTIINPQADNNSKTYTVKIRLNNSGGQMLPGMIADISINTGKSRSALTVPAQAVLKDPSGTSYVYVLKSEKGKTTAFKKRVEMESMAGTSNVVIKSGLNPDDKVIISGQTKLEDGKAVTL; via the coding sequence ATGAAGAGAACAAAAAAAAGCTCTATTCTTTTATTAGGAACCGTACTGCTGCTTGCGTCATGCGGAGGCAAAGACAAAAAGGAAACGGCTGTAAAAACGGATCCGGTAAAGGTCTCGGTACAAAAGACAGAACTTTCCTCCGGACCGGAAATACTAACCTACAGCGGAAGCATTGAGGCGGATAACAGCGTAAGCATCGGTTTCGGAGTTTCAGGGCGGGTAACGTCGGTTTCCGTCCAGGAAGGGCAGAAGGTTTCGAAAGGCCAATTGCTGGCCTCTATTGAAACGAGCACCTATCAGAACGCTCTTGCCGTGGCAGGTGCCGGCCAGGAACAGGCGCAGGACAACTTCAACAGGCTTAACCAGCTGTATCTTAAAAACAGCCTGCCGGAACGCGATTATATTGCAGCGAAGGTGGCATTGGCACAATCCAAAGCCAACCGCGAAATAGCCGCAAAAAACCTGCGGGATACCCGGCTGTATGCCTCATTCTCCGGGATTGTTTCCCAGAAACTCACGGAAGCCGGGGCAACAGCGGCACCCGGCGTTCCGGCATTTACCATTGTCAAGACAGATCAGGTATATGCAGTAGCTTCCATTACGGAAAATGAGATCAGTTCTTTAAAGATCGGGGATGCCGCTGATGTTTCGGTACCCAGCCTGAATCAGACCATCCACGGACGCGTGACCATCATCAATCCTCAGGCGGATAACAATTCCAAAACCTATACAGTGAAAATCAGGCTGAACAATTCCGGCGGGCAGATGCTTCCGGGCATGATTGCGGACATCAGCATCAATACCGGCAAGAGCCGCAGTGCACTGACCGTCCCTGCCCAGGCAGTCCTTAAAGATCCCTCAGGCACCAGTTATGTCTATGTCCTGAAATCTGAAAAGGGAAAAACCACCGCCTTTAAAAAACGGGTGGAAATGGAAAGCATGGCAGGCACCAGCAATGTAGTGATCAAAAGCGGACTGAACCCGGATGATAAGGTCATCATCTCCGGGCAGACAAAGCTGGAAGACGGGAAAGCCGTTACGTTATAA